One window of Branchiostoma lanceolatum isolate klBraLanc5 chromosome 6, klBraLanc5.hap2, whole genome shotgun sequence genomic DNA carries:
- the LOC136436454 gene encoding uncharacterized protein, which yields MPPVLTRSRAVRRLDSHNQSPGRTTDKERNKEKDKNKNKDKRKDKNKNKNQHQEETEMEELRRLREEVAQYKAADEQRRQQGGIQQQLQLVNQPQLQVETQHQVGDQQQQGENQPQRQHNNQPPAATQQQQQGEDGLQQHQPPGLSQEDAAALMAKGVVNQFSGVGVSSNVSTSSILPTVSGDIKRKIWANQYISLETLLRQDEHEPEGGKMLLVFDPTNPSNPMSLSKKRPPKIASWQQWIEAYQVLMFVMLENKPGRARELVGYQCLIMDAATKFPLQAWLKYDEKIRKSTAENPSKRWDQIDVELWVVCFTLPPRALCSVCQSPNHWVKECPAKAMNSKSVPNMFRPRQGRGNPGFCFGFNSPQGCSRSVCHFKHKCSHCEGMGHGRHNCSGVTSRATSKTGTHYSN from the coding sequence ATGCCTCCAGTATTAACAAGGAGTAGAGCTGTTCGGCGCCTGGACTCACATAACCAGTCGCCAGGCAGGACCACTGATAAGGAGAGGAATAAGGAGAAggacaagaacaagaacaaggATAAGAGAAAGGacaaaaacaagaacaaaaatcAACACCAGGAGGAGACTGAAATGGAGGAACTCCGCCGTCTCAGAGAAGAGGTGGCTCAGTACAAGGCTGCAGATGAACAGCGGAGACAACAGGGGGGCATCCAGCAACAGCTCCAGTTGGTAAACCAGCCGCAGCTCCAGGTGGAGACCCAACATCAGGTGGGAGACCAGCAGCAGCAAGGGGAGAACCAGCCACAACGTCAGCACAACAACCAGCCTCCAGCGGCCACccagcagcaacaacagggGGAGGACGGCCTTCAACAACACCAGCCACCAGGCCTGAGCCAAGAGGACGCAGCAGCACTGATGGCAAAAGGTGTAGTCAACCAATTTTCTGGGGTAGGGGTATCAAGTAATGTGAGCACAAGCAGCATTCTCCCCACAGTGTCTGGGGACATAAAAAGGAAGATTTGGGCTAACCAGTACATCTCCCTAGAAACCCTGTTGCGTCAAGATGAACATGAACCAGAGGGAGGGAAAATGTTGCTTGTGTTCGACCCTACCAATCCTAGCAACCCCATGTCATTAAGTAAAAAAAGGCCCCCTAAGATTGCTAGCTGGCAACAGTGGATAGAGGCGTATCAGGTGTTGATGTTTGTTATGCTAGAGAACAAGCCAGGTAGAGCTAGAGAGCTAGTAGGCTACCAATGTCTGATAATGGATGCAGCCACCAAGTTTCCCCTCCAAGCTTGGCTAAAATATGACGAAAAAATCCGCAAGTCAACAGCAGAAAACCCCTCAAAAAGGTGGGACCAAATCGATGTTGAACTCTGGGTGGTGTGCTTTACGCTGCCACCCAGAGCACTCTGCTCTGTTTGTCAGTCACCGAACCACTGGGTAAAAGAGTGCCCTGCAAAAGCAATGAATTCGAAGTCTGTGCCCAACATGTTCAGGCCAAGACAAGGCCGGGGGAACCCAGGATTCTGTTTCGGATTCAACTCCCCACAGGGATGTAGTAGGTCAGTCTGCCATTTCAAACACAAGTGTAGCCACTGCGAGGGTATGGGTCATGGTAGGCACAACTGTTCTGGGGTGACTTCTAGGGCGACCAGCAAAACTGGCACTCATTACAGTAACTGA